In Blastopirellula sp. J2-11, a single genomic region encodes these proteins:
- a CDS encoding ABC transporter permease — translation MLNRKLARDLVQSRGLLLAIVSIMTLGIGLFVGMQSTYRSLSGAKQRYYADCRVADFWIDLKKLPLAEVEAVRQIEGIRQLQARIQFPATVDLDSRIKPLNGLVIAMPQRRQPVLNDILMVRGSYFTGRRDNEVVINDKFAAANRISPGDWIHLLMNDRRQQFFVVGTAISAEFTYLLGPGALTPDPENFGVFYVPQRFAEEAYDFSGAANQLVGAVAPGTNLEHLLDDIELQLSSYGVFSATPLKDYTSNYYISNEISQLSNFATFLPTVFLVVAALVLNVLMTRLARQQRTIVGTFKAIGYSDWTLFAHFLKYGAAVGIAGAIGGSTLGMLLAKGMTAQYQMLFQFPDLHADFFLSTHLTGLAVSLSCAILGSLYGARSMLILKPVEAMRSEPPKHAGRIWLERLPWFWNRLSSPWRAALRGMVRNRVRTAVAIFASMTGASILVAGLMMYEATDYFIRVQFEEIVRSDIDLSFKDVVDRSAITELQRLPGADLIEPTFSVACTLENGAHNRRSAVMGITPGANLTSPRDQQGRRIVVPDVGLMLDRQLATILEVGRGDLLVLRPVQGDQTPLTVPVTQLCDGMFGLSCYADIRYLNKLRGEEFAASGAQLKINPAPGELDQLYRELKRMPAIESVNARIDMIANMRKTFVQGQLVMIFSIILFAGIIFFGSVLNATLINLAEREREAATMGALGYTRWEIGAMFLRESMLANVIGTLLGFPLGYELVVLMTYTIDKDLIRFPVVTASWIYLAGSVASISFALAAHAVVQRRINNMNLLEALQVKE, via the coding sequence ATGCTCAACCGCAAACTCGCGCGAGACCTCGTGCAGTCGCGCGGTCTGTTGCTGGCGATCGTTAGCATCATGACGCTGGGGATCGGTCTGTTTGTCGGCATGCAGTCGACTTATCGCAGTTTGAGCGGCGCCAAGCAGCGTTACTACGCCGATTGCCGCGTCGCTGACTTCTGGATCGATCTGAAAAAGTTGCCGCTGGCCGAAGTGGAAGCGGTGCGCCAGATTGAAGGGATCCGCCAGTTGCAGGCGCGGATTCAATTTCCCGCGACGGTCGACCTCGATAGCCGCATCAAACCGCTCAACGGCCTGGTTATCGCCATGCCCCAGCGCCGCCAACCGGTGCTGAATGACATCTTGATGGTTCGCGGCAGCTACTTTACTGGGCGGCGTGACAACGAAGTGGTGATCAATGACAAGTTCGCGGCCGCTAATCGCATCTCGCCGGGCGACTGGATTCATCTGTTGATGAACGATCGCCGACAACAGTTTTTTGTCGTCGGCACGGCGATCAGCGCCGAGTTTACATATCTGCTGGGCCCAGGCGCGCTTACTCCCGATCCCGAGAATTTCGGCGTCTTCTATGTACCGCAGCGTTTCGCCGAAGAGGCCTATGACTTCTCTGGCGCCGCCAATCAATTGGTCGGTGCGGTAGCGCCGGGGACCAATCTGGAGCATTTGCTCGATGACATCGAACTGCAACTCAGTTCGTACGGGGTTTTCTCGGCGACGCCGTTGAAAGATTACACGTCGAACTACTATATCTCGAACGAGATCTCGCAATTGAGCAACTTCGCCACGTTTTTGCCAACAGTCTTTCTGGTGGTCGCGGCGTTGGTGTTAAACGTATTGATGACGCGATTGGCGCGTCAACAGCGTACGATCGTCGGAACCTTCAAAGCGATTGGCTACAGCGACTGGACGTTGTTCGCCCACTTTTTGAAGTATGGCGCCGCAGTCGGGATCGCCGGCGCGATCGGCGGATCGACCTTGGGAATGTTGCTCGCCAAGGGAATGACCGCTCAGTACCAAATGTTGTTTCAGTTTCCCGATTTACACGCCGACTTCTTTCTCTCGACCCATTTGACCGGTCTCGCGGTCAGCTTAAGCTGCGCGATTCTCGGTTCGCTGTATGGCGCTCGATCGATGTTGATCTTGAAGCCGGTTGAAGCGATGCGGAGCGAACCGCCCAAGCATGCAGGCCGAATCTGGTTGGAGCGCCTGCCCTGGTTCTGGAACCGTTTGTCGTCGCCCTGGCGAGCTGCGCTGCGCGGCATGGTGCGCAATCGCGTCCGAACAGCCGTGGCGATTTTTGCATCAATGACCGGCGCGTCGATTCTGGTCGCCGGTCTGATGATGTACGAAGCGACCGACTATTTCATTCGCGTCCAGTTCGAGGAGATCGTCCGCAGCGACATTGATTTGTCTTTTAAAGATGTGGTCGATCGCTCTGCGATCACCGAACTGCAGCGTTTGCCTGGCGCCGATCTGATCGAACCCACATTCAGCGTCGCATGCACCCTCGAAAATGGAGCCCACAATCGGCGGAGCGCCGTGATGGGAATTACGCCGGGAGCAAACTTGACTTCGCCGCGAGACCAACAGGGACGGCGGATCGTCGTGCCGGATGTTGGCCTGATGCTCGATCGGCAGTTGGCTACGATCCTGGAAGTCGGCCGGGGAGATCTTTTGGTGCTGCGACCTGTGCAAGGAGATCAAACGCCGTTGACGGTTCCGGTCACCCAGCTTTGCGACGGCATGTTTGGATTGAGCTGTTACGCCGACATTCGTTATTTGAACAAACTGCGCGGGGAAGAGTTCGCCGCCAGCGGCGCGCAATTGAAAATCAATCCGGCGCCTGGAGAGCTTGACCAGCTTTATCGCGAATTGAAACGAATGCCGGCGATCGAATCGGTGAACGCTCGCATCGATATGATCGCCAACATGCGCAAGACGTTCGTCCAAGGGCAATTGGTGATGATCTTTTCTATTATCTTGTTCGCCGGAATCATCTTCTTTGGCAGCGTGCTCAACGCCACGTTGATCAATCTGGCCGAACGCGAGCGAGAAGCGGCGACGATGGGCGCGCTGGGATATACGCGCTGGGAAATTGGGGCGATGTTCCTGCGCGAGAGCATGTTAGCCAACGTCATCGGTACGCTGCTGGGATTTCCGTTGGGATACGAATTGGTGGTTCTGATGACTTATACGATCGATAAAGATCTGATCCGCTTTCCGGTCGTGACGGCTTCCTGGATTTATTTGGCGGGAAGCGTCGCCTCCATTTCGTTCGCTCTAGCCGCTCATGCGGTCGTCCAGCGACGGATCAACAACATGAATTTACTCGAGGCTCTTCAAGTAAAGGAATAG
- a CDS encoding DUF1328 domain-containing protein — protein sequence MLGWAITFLVIALIAALLGFGGVAGMAAGIAKFLAVVFVIMFIISLVVGGFRRPVV from the coding sequence ATGTTAGGTTGGGCTATTACATTTCTCGTGATTGCGTTGATCGCCGCTTTGTTGGGCTTTGGCGGTGTCGCCGGTATGGCGGCTGGTATCGCCAAATTTCTGGCGGTCGTGTTTGTGATTATGTTCATCATCAGTTTGGTTGTTGGCGGCTTTCGTCGTCCTGTCGTATAA
- a CDS encoding alpha-amylase family glycosyl hydrolase produces the protein METSAEQKLDETKHQLGMGAIPHENGTAFRVWAPNADSIAVVGEFNDWSGDANPMALEERGFWYADVSGAVPGQRYRFLIRNGEQELSRIDPYAREVTNSVGDGVIYDTHSFDWEEDAFQLPTFNELVIYEMHVGTFNGQDEDGPGGFADAIQKLDYLKNLGINAIELMPAAEFAGDYSWGYNPAQIFAVEGAYGGPNGLKHFVKEAHRRGIGVILDVVYNHFGPSDLSIWQFDGWSENGKGGIYFYNDWKSKTPWGDTRPDYGRGEVRQYIHDNALMWLEDYHVDGLRYDMTLFIRSVDGGTDLPEGWSMTRWINDVIRKRFPGRILIAEDLQNNEWLTKSPEEGGAGFLSQWDAKFVHPIRSVVTILDDSDRSMEVVRNALLYRYNGDAFQRVVYSESHDEVANGKARVVSEVSANHPHDVYAKRRSTLAAAMMFTAPGIPMLFQGQEFLQDGWFRDDKPLQWELETEFRGIKRLYRDLIHLRLNRAGLSRGLTGQNIDVFHLDDANKVIAFRRWCEGGPGDSVVVVANFANQALHDYRIGFPREGVWRLRLNSDAKVYSDDFSNYADGDPQAEAAPYDGQRFSDTVALAPYSFQIFSQDPA, from the coding sequence ATGGAGACATCGGCAGAGCAGAAGCTGGACGAAACGAAGCATCAGCTGGGGATGGGAGCGATCCCCCATGAAAATGGAACCGCGTTTCGCGTCTGGGCGCCGAACGCCGACTCTATCGCCGTCGTTGGCGAGTTCAACGATTGGAGCGGTGACGCAAATCCGATGGCGCTCGAAGAACGAGGTTTCTGGTACGCCGACGTCAGCGGCGCAGTTCCAGGCCAACGTTATCGATTTTTGATTCGCAACGGAGAGCAAGAACTTTCACGGATCGATCCGTATGCTCGCGAAGTGACCAATTCGGTTGGAGACGGCGTGATCTACGACACGCACAGCTTTGACTGGGAAGAGGACGCATTTCAACTGCCGACCTTTAACGAGCTTGTCATCTACGAGATGCACGTCGGCACTTTCAACGGTCAGGACGAAGATGGCCCCGGTGGTTTTGCGGATGCGATTCAAAAGCTCGACTATCTGAAAAACCTGGGGATTAACGCCATCGAATTGATGCCGGCGGCCGAGTTCGCCGGCGACTATTCATGGGGATACAACCCCGCACAGATCTTCGCCGTGGAAGGCGCCTACGGTGGGCCGAATGGGCTGAAGCACTTTGTAAAGGAAGCCCATCGTCGCGGCATCGGCGTGATCTTGGATGTCGTCTACAACCACTTCGGTCCAAGCGACTTGAGCATTTGGCAATTTGACGGCTGGAGCGAAAACGGGAAAGGGGGAATCTATTTCTACAATGATTGGAAATCAAAAACTCCCTGGGGAGACACGCGTCCCGATTATGGTCGCGGCGAAGTTCGGCAATACATCCACGACAACGCGCTGATGTGGCTCGAAGATTATCATGTCGACGGACTCCGCTACGACATGACTCTGTTCATTCGCAGCGTGGACGGCGGGACGGATCTTCCCGAAGGATGGTCGATGACCCGGTGGATCAATGACGTCATTCGCAAACGTTTTCCTGGTCGCATCCTCATTGCAGAAGACCTACAGAACAACGAATGGCTAACCAAGTCTCCCGAGGAAGGGGGCGCCGGCTTTCTCTCTCAGTGGGACGCCAAGTTTGTCCACCCGATTCGGAGCGTCGTGACAATCTTGGACGATTCTGATCGGTCGATGGAAGTCGTCCGCAACGCGCTGCTGTATCGCTACAACGGCGACGCTTTTCAGCGGGTTGTCTATAGCGAATCGCATGATGAAGTCGCCAACGGCAAGGCCCGCGTCGTCAGCGAAGTGAGTGCAAATCATCCGCATGACGTTTACGCCAAACGGCGTTCGACGCTGGCCGCTGCGATGATGTTTACGGCGCCCGGCATCCCGATGTTATTTCAAGGTCAAGAGTTCCTGCAGGATGGATGGTTCCGCGATGACAAGCCGCTCCAATGGGAGTTGGAAACCGAGTTTCGCGGAATCAAACGGCTCTATCGCGATCTGATCCATTTACGGCTGAATCGCGCAGGATTATCTCGTGGATTAACCGGGCAAAACATCGATGTCTTTCATCTCGACGACGCCAACAAAGTGATCGCGTTTCGTCGCTGGTGCGAAGGTGGTCCCGGCGACAGCGTTGTGGTGGTGGCCAACTTCGCTAACCAAGCGTTGCATGACTATCGAATCGGTTTTCCCCGAGAGGGCGTCTGGCGATTGCGTTTGAATTCGGACGCAAAAGTCTACAGCGACGATTTCAGCAATTACGCCGATGGAGACCCCCAAGCCGAAGCGGCTCCTTACGATGGTCAGCGTTTCTCCGACACGGTGGCGCTTGCCCCCTATAGCTTTCAGATATTCTCGCAAGATCCGGCATAA
- the tig gene encoding trigger factor: MTSPDETTAVEAEQTEESKKLSLEVKVESPSSCQRHVTVTVSHEDVDRYFDKAFDEMAPTAAVPGFRPGHAPRKLVEKRFRKEVANQVKGSLLMDSMAQASDEQNFSAISEPDFKFDAVELPEEGPLTFEFDIEVRPEFDLPKWKGLELNKPVKTFEKADIDKHLAKVLDRFSEIAPVDAPAEMDDFLTLNIVSKLDGKEIARTEEVSVRLRDTLSFQDANWEDFGKTVLGVKAGDKKTGKATVSEEAANEELKGKELDLEIEVLEVKRLELPEMNAEFLQKIGSFESEGDLRDFVKADMERQFEYHQQQQLRGAITEQLIKDADWDLPPALLRRQAGRELERAILDLRSYGFDDDAIRGYENTLRQNSLQSTEKALKEHFILERIAEDETIEDAPADYEREIMQIAAQSKQSPRSVRARLEKQGLMDTLRNQIIERKVIELITGEAKFTEVPAEADAQASVSPIEFAITGQPVEGEIPEAQEESKEEA; this comes from the coding sequence ATGACGTCACCGGATGAAACCACGGCGGTCGAAGCCGAACAAACGGAAGAGTCGAAAAAACTGTCGCTGGAAGTGAAGGTCGAAAGCCCGAGCTCGTGCCAGCGTCACGTAACGGTGACTGTCTCGCACGAAGACGTCGATCGTTACTTCGACAAAGCCTTTGACGAAATGGCGCCCACCGCGGCTGTCCCCGGCTTTCGTCCCGGCCATGCGCCGCGCAAGCTGGTTGAAAAGCGCTTCCGCAAGGAAGTCGCCAATCAGGTCAAAGGCTCGCTGTTGATGGACAGCATGGCCCAGGCCAGCGACGAACAAAACTTCTCGGCGATTAGTGAGCCTGACTTCAAGTTCGATGCGGTCGAACTTCCTGAAGAAGGTCCGCTGACGTTCGAGTTCGATATCGAAGTTCGTCCCGAGTTCGACCTGCCGAAATGGAAAGGTCTGGAGCTCAACAAGCCGGTCAAAACGTTCGAGAAGGCCGACATCGACAAGCATCTCGCCAAAGTGCTCGATCGCTTCAGCGAAATCGCCCCAGTTGACGCTCCGGCCGAAATGGACGACTTCCTGACGTTGAACATCGTCAGCAAACTGGACGGCAAAGAAATCGCTCGTACCGAAGAGGTCAGCGTTCGTCTGCGTGACACGCTCAGCTTCCAAGACGCCAACTGGGAAGATTTCGGCAAGACGGTCCTCGGCGTCAAAGCTGGCGACAAGAAGACCGGCAAAGCGACCGTCAGCGAAGAGGCCGCCAACGAAGAACTGAAGGGGAAAGAACTCGATCTTGAGATTGAAGTCCTGGAAGTGAAGCGTCTCGAGTTGCCGGAAATGAACGCCGAGTTCCTGCAGAAGATCGGCAGCTTCGAAAGCGAAGGGGATCTTCGCGACTTCGTCAAAGCCGACATGGAACGCCAGTTCGAGTATCACCAGCAACAACAATTGCGTGGCGCGATTACCGAGCAGTTGATCAAAGACGCCGATTGGGATCTGCCGCCGGCGCTGCTTCGTCGTCAAGCCGGTCGCGAACTGGAACGAGCGATCCTTGACCTTCGTTCGTACGGTTTCGATGATGACGCGATCCGCGGATACGAAAACACGCTTCGCCAGAACAGCCTGCAGTCGACCGAAAAGGCGCTGAAAGAGCACTTCATTCTAGAGCGTATCGCGGAAGACGAAACGATCGAAGACGCTCCGGCTGACTACGAACGCGAGATCATGCAGATCGCCGCACAAAGCAAGCAGTCGCCGCGAAGCGTCCGTGCTCGTCTCGAGAAGCAAGGTCTGATGGACACGCTTCGTAACCAAATCATCGAACGCAAGGTGATCGAACTGATCACCGGCGAAGCGAAATTCACGGAAGTTCCGGCGGAAGCGGACGCCCAGGCGAGCGTCTCGCCGATCGAATTCGCCATCACCGGTCAACCGGTCGAAGGCGAAATCCCGGAAGCCCAGGAAGAAAGCAAAGAAGAAGCGTAA
- a CDS encoding ABC transporter ATP-binding protein — protein sequence MVSDSDPTTDRLVIVRLDRVGRVFTMGEVKVEVLHDFSLDIYEGEFLAVVGPSGSGKSTILNLVGGLDQPTSGEILFRGEELTSASNRRLTAYRRDHVGFVFQFYNLAPNLTARENVLTATEIVRDPADVDEVIEMVGLTERADHFPAQLSGGEQQRVAIARAVAKNPALLLCDEPTGALDYATGIKALRLLVDVNRRLGATIVLITHNSAIAETADRVVHLRSGEISELVVNQHPIAPEEVIW from the coding sequence ATGGTTTCCGATTCTGACCCGACGACAGATCGCTTGGTGATCGTACGGCTGGACCGCGTCGGTCGCGTTTTCACCATGGGCGAAGTGAAAGTCGAAGTGCTGCACGACTTTTCGCTCGATATCTATGAAGGCGAGTTCCTGGCGGTTGTTGGCCCCAGCGGTAGCGGCAAATCGACCATTCTGAACCTGGTCGGCGGACTCGATCAGCCAACTTCGGGAGAAATCTTGTTTCGCGGCGAAGAACTGACCAGCGCATCGAATCGCCGGCTGACCGCCTATCGCCGTGATCATGTCGGCTTCGTCTTTCAGTTCTACAATTTGGCGCCCAATCTGACCGCCCGCGAAAATGTGCTGACCGCAACCGAGATCGTCCGCGATCCGGCCGACGTGGACGAAGTCATCGAGATGGTCGGACTCACCGAGCGGGCCGATCACTTTCCGGCTCAGCTTTCCGGCGGCGAGCAACAGCGCGTCGCGATCGCCCGCGCCGTCGCAAAAAATCCGGCTCTGTTATTGTGCGACGAACCGACCGGTGCGCTCGACTATGCGACCGGCATTAAGGCGCTGCGATTGTTGGTGGACGTCAATCGTCGCTTGGGCGCCACGATCGTGCTGATCACTCACAACAGCGCGATCGCCGAAACGGCCGATCGCGTCGTTCACTTGCGCAGCGGAGAGATTAGCGAACTGGTGGTCAACCAACATCCGATCGCGCCGGAAGAGGTGATTTGGTGA
- a CDS encoding N-acetyltransferase has protein sequence MSITVEPVVSRRLQKQFTQLAWDLYRGDPCWVPPLRQNQRELLNFDPDPFYVKNEIQCFLALKDGKPVGRVAAIINNGHIERYKERRGFFGFFESINDQEVANALFDAARAWLKEHDILLVRGPTNPSLNHECGLLIEGFDSMPTFMMSYNAPYYADLIEGYGFRKVEDLYAFWGDLAMLESLDPKLKFIVDEAKRRFQPVLRPINKSRFAEEVRMFLDIYNKSLVATWGFVPLSDAEVDHMAKGLKQLVVPELTTICEIEGKPVGAVFGLLDYNPRIKKIDGRLFPFGFLRLLWNRKKIHRVRLMSTNILPEFQRWGIGLVLLERLIPDSLKFGIQEAEFSWVLESNHLSRATLERGGAKKVKSFRIYDYAPTEPAAAEKG, from the coding sequence ATGTCCATAACCGTTGAACCGGTCGTATCGCGCCGCTTACAAAAACAGTTCACGCAACTCGCCTGGGACCTCTACCGGGGGGATCCCTGTTGGGTGCCGCCGCTGCGACAGAACCAAAGAGAACTGCTGAACTTCGATCCGGACCCGTTTTATGTAAAAAACGAAATCCAATGCTTTCTGGCGTTGAAGGATGGCAAGCCGGTCGGTCGCGTCGCCGCGATCATCAACAACGGGCATATTGAACGCTACAAAGAACGCCGCGGCTTCTTTGGTTTCTTTGAGTCGATTAACGACCAGGAAGTCGCCAATGCGCTGTTCGACGCCGCTCGAGCCTGGTTGAAAGAACACGACATCCTGCTGGTCCGTGGGCCCACCAACCCATCGCTCAATCATGAGTGTGGTCTGCTGATCGAAGGTTTCGACTCGATGCCGACCTTCATGATGTCCTATAACGCGCCTTATTACGCCGATTTGATTGAAGGCTATGGTTTTCGCAAAGTCGAAGACTTGTATGCGTTTTGGGGAGATTTGGCCATGCTCGAATCGCTCGACCCCAAGCTGAAGTTTATCGTCGACGAAGCGAAACGCCGTTTCCAACCGGTGCTGCGTCCTATCAACAAGAGCCGCTTTGCGGAAGAAGTCCGGATGTTCCTCGACATCTACAACAAGTCGTTGGTCGCGACCTGGGGATTTGTTCCGCTCTCGGACGCAGAGGTAGACCACATGGCCAAAGGGTTGAAGCAACTGGTCGTGCCCGAATTGACCACCATCTGCGAAATCGAAGGAAAACCGGTCGGCGCCGTGTTCGGCTTGCTTGACTACAATCCCCGCATCAAGAAGATTGACGGGCGGCTCTTTCCGTTTGGCTTCTTACGACTGCTTTGGAATCGCAAGAAGATCCACCGCGTACGTCTGATGAGCACCAATATATTGCCGGAGTTCCAACGCTGGGGGATCGGCCTGGTGCTTTTGGAACGCCTCATTCCGGATAGCCTGAAATTTGGGATCCAAGAAGCAGAGTTCTCTTGGGTGCTGGAAAGCAACCATCTTTCGCGCGCTACCCTTGAACGGGGCGGCGCGAAAAAGGTGAAGAGTTTTCGGATCTACGATTACGCTCCGACAGAACCGGCGGCCGCCGAAAAAGGCTAG
- a CDS encoding PRC-barrel domain-containing protein — translation MKRFWMTSGLAAALLISAPLLADDTTPATEPGGVNVKVDAQRNANREDAQDTNNKVCTGADLIGMTVKNSEGENLGTINDAVIDLKSGKIRYVAVSFGGFAGIGDKLFAVPFQAVAAHKGDNPYIEFDATEKSLENAKGFDEAHWPDFGDAKWVMTNDRAYDYERENEVRQGELATAGADSPVDVTAMRLSTLDGITVKNQQGETIGSIADAALNSDRGKVEYVALSFGGFVGIGDKLFAVPLDALKFQKGENENYLVMNVTEKDLESRQGFDQSNWPHHADSAWTGKVMKKDRKINVDVNVGGQK, via the coding sequence ATGAAACGCTTTTGGATGACTAGCGGCCTCGCCGCGGCTCTGTTGATTAGCGCTCCGCTTTTGGCCGACGATACGACTCCGGCCACCGAACCAGGCGGTGTGAACGTCAAAGTAGACGCCCAGCGCAATGCGAATCGTGAAGACGCCCAGGACACGAACAATAAAGTCTGCACCGGCGCCGACTTGATCGGTATGACGGTGAAGAACTCGGAAGGCGAAAACCTGGGAACGATCAATGACGCCGTCATCGATTTGAAATCAGGCAAGATTCGCTATGTTGCTGTCAGCTTCGGTGGTTTCGCCGGCATCGGCGATAAATTGTTCGCCGTCCCGTTTCAAGCGGTAGCGGCGCACAAGGGAGACAACCCTTACATCGAATTCGACGCGACGGAGAAATCGCTGGAAAACGCCAAAGGCTTCGACGAAGCCCATTGGCCCGATTTCGGCGACGCCAAATGGGTCATGACGAATGATCGCGCTTACGACTATGAGCGTGAAAACGAAGTTCGCCAGGGTGAACTCGCGACGGCTGGCGCTGATTCGCCGGTCGACGTGACCGCGATGCGTCTCAGCACGCTCGACGGCATCACCGTAAAGAATCAACAGGGCGAAACGATCGGTTCGATCGCGGACGCCGCGTTGAATTCGGATCGCGGTAAGGTCGAGTACGTCGCCCTGTCGTTTGGCGGATTCGTTGGTATCGGCGACAAGTTGTTCGCCGTGCCGCTGGACGCCCTGAAATTCCAGAAAGGTGAAAACGAGAACTATCTGGTGATGAACGTCACCGAAAAGGATCTCGAAAGTCGCCAAGGTTTTGACCAGTCGAACTGGCCGCACCATGCCGATTCGGCTTGGACCGGCAAAGTGATGAAGAAGGATCGTAAGATCAACGTCGACGTCAATGTCGGTGGCCAAAAGTAA
- a CDS encoding efflux RND transporter periplasmic adaptor subunit, protein MKKNRSGSSWINKWSITVVVILAIIGGWLALGQSSGVPVETIRPLRGPIAQYVDEQGKTRLPRTYEITMPLAGRIEAIALEPGDPVKKGETVARLVQSDLQNELDQAKAAVERLTASIAENADTTVEDTSKTQASHFVESMKSTVEAAKSRMVAGKSRLDYAITFLGRVQTLIPSGAKTEDELDRAQLRKVEADTDYQQDILIFQAMKSIDAATLLLPTLVQQYIDRKDLTIAVLKQEKLEAEARLRQAQTNVQRGTMISPIDGVVLERSIVNEQQLAAGTQLLTIGNLHELEVEADLLSQDAVNLHHGSRALIYGAAVGRAPENGLEGVVERIRPAGFTKRSSLGVDQQRVKVIVRLRSGELEKIAVDRTLGVDYRVQVRAIEEEKEDALTIPRACLFRAADGSWQVMAVRDDVARLVRVEVGLINDRFAEITANLKPEDLVILAPDSSLHDGDAVRAIEQN, encoded by the coding sequence ATGAAAAAAAATCGTTCCGGCTCTAGCTGGATAAACAAGTGGTCCATCACTGTGGTCGTGATCCTGGCGATTATCGGCGGCTGGCTGGCGCTGGGACAATCATCCGGCGTGCCGGTGGAAACAATCCGGCCGCTACGCGGTCCGATCGCACAGTACGTCGACGAACAAGGAAAAACCCGCTTGCCGCGCACCTATGAGATCACGATGCCGCTGGCCGGTCGAATCGAAGCGATCGCCTTGGAGCCAGGCGATCCCGTGAAAAAAGGGGAAACCGTCGCACGTCTGGTGCAGAGCGATCTGCAAAATGAATTAGACCAGGCGAAAGCGGCGGTCGAACGATTGACCGCTTCGATCGCAGAAAACGCCGATACCACCGTCGAGGATACCAGCAAAACTCAGGCGTCCCACTTCGTCGAATCGATGAAATCGACCGTCGAAGCGGCCAAGTCGCGAATGGTCGCCGGCAAGTCGCGCCTCGACTATGCGATCACTTTTTTGGGTCGCGTCCAGACGTTAATTCCTTCCGGCGCCAAAACCGAAGATGAACTCGATCGAGCGCAGTTGCGCAAGGTCGAAGCCGACACCGACTATCAGCAAGACATCTTGATTTTTCAGGCGATGAAATCCATTGACGCCGCCACGTTGCTGCTGCCGACCCTAGTGCAGCAGTATATCGATCGCAAAGATTTGACCATCGCCGTGCTGAAACAAGAAAAGCTGGAAGCCGAAGCGCGATTACGTCAAGCGCAGACGAACGTCCAGCGCGGTACGATGATTAGTCCGATCGACGGCGTCGTACTAGAACGATCGATCGTCAACGAGCAGCAACTCGCCGCGGGCACGCAACTGCTGACGATCGGCAATTTGCACGAACTGGAAGTCGAAGCCGATCTGCTGAGTCAGGATGCGGTTAATTTGCATCACGGCTCGCGGGCGCTGATCTATGGCGCGGCGGTTGGACGTGCGCCGGAGAACGGTTTAGAGGGGGTCGTCGAGCGGATTCGACCGGCTGGATTTACCAAACGGAGTTCGCTGGGAGTCGATCAGCAACGGGTCAAAGTGATCGTCCGACTGCGCAGCGGAGAACTGGAAAAGATCGCCGTCGATCGGACGCTGGGCGTCGACTATCGCGTGCAAGTTCGCGCGATTGAAGAAGAGAAAGAGGACGCATTAACAATCCCCCGCGCCTGTCTGTTTCGCGCCGCCGACGGCAGTTGGCAAGTGATGGCCGTTCGCGACGATGTCGCTCGCTTGGTTCGCGTTGAAGTCGGATTGATCAACGATCGCTTCGCCGAGATCACAGCGAACTTGAAGCCTGAGGATCTGGTCATTTTGGCGCCGGACTCAAGCCTCCACGATGGCGACGCCGTGCGTGCGATCGAGCAAAATTAA